The Panthera uncia isolate 11264 chromosome C2, Puncia_PCG_1.0, whole genome shotgun sequence genome contains a region encoding:
- the SON gene encoding protein SON isoform X4 produces MATNIEQIFRSFVVSKFREIQQELSSGRNEGQLNGETNTPNEGNQAGDAAASARSLPNEEIVQKIEEVLSGVLDTELRYKPDLKEASRKSRCVSVQTDPTDEIPTKKSKKHKKHKNKKKKKKKEKEKKYKRQPEESESKAKSHHDGNIDLESDSFLKFDSEPSAMALEHSVRAFGLSETSESAAVVLEPPVVPMEVSEPHTLETLKPATKTAELSVASTSVISVQSEQSVAVTLEPPMTKILDSFTMAPVPTTTVVLKSSEPVVTMSVEYQMKPVLKSLDTTPAEQSKMLEPPVAKGLEPSETLVVSSEITAEVHPEPSTSTTVDFPESSATEVLRLPEQPVEVPSEIADSPMTRPQELPELPKTTALELPESSVASVVELPGPPATSKPELQGPPVTPLLELPGPSATPLPELPGPLSTPVSELLGPPATAVPELPGPSVTSVPQLSQELPGLPAPSVGLEPPQEVPEPPVMAQELPGLPAVTAAVELPGQPAVTVAMELAEQPVTTSELEQPVGMTTVEHPGQPEVTTAAGLLGQPEAAMVLELPGQPVATTALELPGQPSVPGVPELPGLPSATRALELSGQPVATGALELPGQLMATGALEFSGQSGAAGALELLGQPLATGVLELPGQPGAPELPGQPVATVALEISVQSVVTTTELSTMTVSQSLEVPSTTALESYNTVAQELPTTLVGETSVTVGVDPLMAQESHMLASNTMETHMLASNTMDSQMLASNTMDSQMLASNTMDSQMLASSTMDSQMLATSSMDSQMLATSSMDSQMLATSSMDSQMLATSSMDSQMLATSSMDSQMLATSSMDSQMLATSSMDSQMLATSTMDSQMLATSTMDSQMLATSSMDSQMLASGTMDSQMLASGTMDAQMLASGTMDAQMLASSTQDSAMLGSKSPDPYRLAQDPYRLAQDPYRLGHDPYRLGHDAYRLGQDPYRLGHDPYRLTPDPYRMSPRPYRIAPRSYRIAPRPYRLAPRPLMLASRRSMMMSYAAERSMMSSYERSMMSYERSMMSPMAERSMMSAYERSMMSAYERSMMSPMAERSMMSAYERSMMSAYERSMMSPMADRSMMSMGADRSMMSSYSAADRSMMSSYSAADRSMMSSYTADRSMMSMAADSYTDSYTDTYTEAYMVPPLPPEEPPTMPPLPPEEPPMTPPLPPEEPPEGPALPTEQSALTAENTWPAEVPALPPEESVSLSEPSVSQSEISEPSTLPANYSVSASDPSVLASEAAVTVPEPPLEPESSVTSTPIESAVVAEEHQIVPERPVTYMVSETPMMSAEPTVLTSEPSVTSETAETFDSMKASGHVASEVSQSLLESAATNPEPSQSALELPAMAVSELPAVAVPEPPTGTVPEPPAVTVLETPAMAIPDPTAMVVSDSTAVALPDPPTAEAVPETVALAESENVTISVPVVSALEPSVPALEPAVSVPQANAVLSEPPVSVQESTVIISEPAITVSEQTQIIPTEIVAESTPMILESDVIKGVNLLSGDQNLTPEIGMQEIPMHSDEEPHAEGHLKNDPYESDHGTNIDLNINNHLVAKGMEHDTVSAAATGAVGEIGEGNILSIGETKQCTVLDTCSSVSEVDGGTLSSAGPFALEPDAVGTSKGIEFATASALTSVSKYDVEVSLITQDTEHDMIISTSPSGGSEADIEGPLPAKDIHLDLPSNNFISKDAEGPLPIKECDQTLAVALSPKESSGEDKEVPLPTKEILSDSGFSANIDDINEADLVRPLLPKDMERLTSLRAGIEGPLLASEVERDKSAASPVVISIPERASESSSEEKDDYEIFVKVKDTHEKSKKNKNRDKGEKEKKRDSSLRSRSKRSKSSEHKSRKRTSESRSRARKRSSKSKSHRSQTRSRSRSRRRRRSSRSRSKSRGRRSVSKEKRKRSPKHRSKSRERKRKRSSSRDNRKTVRARSRTPSRRSRSHTPSRRRRSRSVGRRSFSISPSRRSRTPSRRSRTPSRRSRTPSRRSRTPSRRSRTPSRRSRTPSRRRRSRSVVRRRSFSISPVRLRRSRTPLRRRFSRSPIRRKRSRSSERGRSPKRLTDLNKAQLLEIAKANAAAMCAKAGVPLPPNLKPAPPPTIEEKVAKKSGGATIEELTEKCKQIAQSKEDDDVIVNKPHVSDEEEEEPPFYHHPFKLSEPKPIFFNLNIAAAKPTPPKSQVTLTKEFPVSSGSQHRKKEADSVYGEWVPVEKNGEENKDDDNVFSSNLPSEGRVKRQGRVRRQMKQPAASHLTVTRCSSLCGTKPQSEKHRIAENSVITSLPNIGPSLHLWEGSPRYNYLASRFASRLYSSRFWW; encoded by the exons ATGGCGACCAACATCGAGCAGATTTTTAGGTCTTTCGTGGTCAGTAAATTCCGGGAAATTCAACAGGAGCTTTCCAG TGGAAGGAATGAAGGCCAGCTCAATGGTGAAACAAATACACCTAATGAAGGAAACCAGGCAGGTGATGCAGCTGCCTCTGCCAGGAGCCTACCAAATGAAGAAATAGTTCAGAAGATAGAGGAAGTACTTTCTGGGGTCTTAGATACAGAACTACGATACAAGCCAG ACCTGAAAGAGGCCTCCAGAAAAAGTAGATGTGTGTCAGTACAAACAGATCCTACTGATGAAATTCCCACCAAAAAGTCAAAGAAgcataaaaagcacaaaaataaaaagaagaaaaagaagaaagaaaaggaaaaaaagtataagaGACAGCCAGAAGAATCTGAATCAAAGGCAAAATCACATCATGATGGGAACATAGATTTAGAATCGGATTCGTTTTTGAAGTTTGATTCTGAACCTTCAGCGATGGCACTGGAGCATTCTGTAAGAGCGTTTGGCCTTTCTGAGACCAGTGAATCTGCTGCAGTTGTGTTAGAACCTCCTGTGGTACCAATGGAGGTATCAGAGCCACATACCTTAGAAACTCTGAAGCCAGCTACAAAAACTGCAGAACTGTCAGTTGCATCAACATCCGTAATTTCAGTGCAGTCAGAGCAGTCTGTGGCAGTCACACTGGAACCACCCATGACAAAGATTCTGGATTCCTTTACAATGGCACCAGTGCCCACTACAACAGTCGTGCTAAAGTCATCTGAGCCGGTTGTCACAATGTCTGTGGAATATCAGATGAAGCCTGTGCTGAAATCTTTGGATACCACACCTGCAGAGCAATCAAAGATGCTAGAACCGCCAGTAGCAAAAGGGCTAGAGCCGTCGGAAACCCTTGTGGTATCATCCGAGATCACTGCTGAGGTGCACCCTGAGCCGAGTACATCAACAACAGTGGATTTTCCAGAGTCATCTGCAACTGAAGTGCTCAGATTGCCAGAGCAGCCTGTAGAAGTACCGTCGGAGATCGCAGATTCACCCATGACAAGACCACAGGAGTTGCCGGAGTTGCCCAAGACCACAGCGTTGGAGCTGCCGGAGTCGTCGGTGGCCTCAGTGGTGGAGTTGCCGGGGCCACCTGCGACCTCCAAGCCGGAGTTGCAGGGGCCCCCTGTGACTCCATTGCTGGAGTTACCTGGGCCCTCTGCTACCCCGTTGCCAGAGTTGCCAGGCCCCCTTTCTACCCCAGTGTCTGAGTTGCTAGGGCCCCCTGCGACAGCAGTGCCTGAGTTGCCGGGGCCCTCTGTGACATCAGTGCCACAGTTGTCGCAGGAATTGCCAGGGCTTCCGGCACCATCCGTGGGGTTGGAGCCACCACAGGAGGTACCAGAGCCACCTGTGATGGCACAGGAGTTGCCAGGGCTGCCTGCGGTGACAGCAGCAGTAGAGTTGCCAGGGCAGCCTGCAGTAACGGTAGCAATGGAGTTGGCCGAACAACCTGTGACGACGTCAGAGTTGGAGCAGCCTGTGGGGATGACAACGGTGGAACATCCTGGGCAGCCTGAGGTGACGACGGCAGCTGGGTTGCTGGGGCAGCCTGAGGCAGCGATGGTGCTGGAGTTGCCAGGACAGCCAGTGGCAACGACAGCGCTGGAGTTGCCAGGGCAGCCTTCGGTGCCTGGGGTGCCAGAGTTGCCAGGGCTGCCTTCGGCAACTAGGGCGCTGGAGTTGTCAGGGCAGCCTGTGGCAACTGGGGCACTGGAGTTGCCTGGGCAGCTCATGGCAACTGGGGCACTGGAGTTCTCGGGGCAGTCTGGGGCAGCCGGAGCCCTGGAGCTTTTGGGGCAGCCTCTGGCAACAGGGGTGCTGGAGTTGCCAGGGCAGCCTGGGGCGCCAGAGTTGCCTGGGCAGCCTGTGGCAACTGTGGCGCTGGAGATCTCTGTTCAGTCTGTGGTGACAACAACGGAGCTGTCAACGATGACCGTGTCGCAGTCCCTGGAGGTGCCCTCGACGACAGCGCTGGAATCCTATAATACGGTAGCACAGGAGCTGCCTACTACATTAGTGGGGGAGACTTCTGTAACAGTAGGAGTGGATCCCTTGATGGCCCAGGAATCCCATATGTTAGCTTCTAACACCATGGAGACCCATATGTTAGCGTCCAACACCATGGACTCCCAAATGCTAGCATCCAACACCATGGATTCCCAGATGCTAGCGTCCAACACCATGGATTCCCAGATGTTAGCCTCTAGCACCATGGACTCCCAGATGTTAGCAACTAGCTCCATGGACTCCCAGATGTTAGCAACTAGCTCCATGGACTCCCAGATGTTAGCAACCAGCTCCATGGACTCTCAGATGTTAGCAACCAGCTCCATGGACTCCCAGATGTTAGCAACCAGCTCCATGGACTCCCAGATGTTAGCAACCAGTTCCATGGACTCTCAGATGTTAGCAACCAGCTCCATGGATTCCCAGATGTTAGCTACCAGCACTATGGATTCCCAGATGTTAGCGACCAGCACCATGGACTCCCAGATGTTAGCTACTAGCTCTATGGATTCTCAGATGTTAGCATCAGGCACTATGGACTCTCAAATGTTGGCTTCCGGCACCATGGATGCTCAGATGTTAGCATCTGGTACCATGGATGCCCAGATGTTAGCATCTAGTACCCAAGATTCTGCTATGTTGGGTTCAAAATCTCCTGATCCCTACAGGTTAGCTCAGGATCCTTACAGGTTAGCTCAGGATCCCTATAGGTTAGGTCATGACCCTTATAGGTTAGGTCATGATGCCTACAGGTTAGGGCAGGACCCATATAGATTAGGCCATGATCCCTACAGACTAACTCCTGATCCCTATAGGATGTCACCTAGACCCTATAGGATAGCACCCAGGTCCTATAGAATAGCCCCCAGGCCGTACAGGTTAGCACCAAGACCCCTGATGTTAGCATCTAGACGTTCTATGATGATGTCCTATGCTGCAGAACGTTCCATGATGTCATCTTACGAACGCTCTATGATGTCCTATGAGCGGTCTATGATGTCCCCTATGGCTGAGCGCTCTATGATGTCAGCCTATGAGCGCTCTATGATGTCAGCTTATGAGCGTTCTATGATGTCCCCTATGGCTGAGCGCTCTATGATGTCAGCTTATGAACGCTCTATGATGTCAGCTTACGAGCGCTCCATGATGTCCCCAATGGCTGACCGATCTATGATGTCCATGGGTGCCGACCGGTCTATGATGTCGTCCTACTCTGCTGCTGACCGGTCTATGATGTCATCGTACTCTGCAGCTGACCGATCTATGATGTCATCTTACACTGCTGATCGTTCAATGATGTCTATGGCAGCTGATTCTTACACCGATTCTTATACTGATACATATACGGAGGCATATATGGTGCCACCTTTGCCTCCTGAAGAGCCTCCAACAATGCCACCATTGCCACCTGAGGAGCCACCAATGACCCCACCTTTGCCTCCTGAGGAACCACCGGAGGGTCCAGCATTACCTACTGAGCAGTCAGCATTAACAGCTGAAAATACTTGGCCTGCAGAGGTACCAGCATTACCTCCTGAAGAGTCTGTATCACTGTCTGAACCTTCTGTGAGTCAAAGTGAGATTTCAGAGCCTTCGACATTGCCTGCTAATTATTCAGTGTCAGCATCAGATCCTTCAGTGTTAGCATCAGAGGCTGCTGTTACCGTTCCAGAACCACCGTTAGAGCCAGAGTCTTCGGTTACATCAACACCCATAGAGTCTGCGGTAGTAGCAGAAGAGCATCAAATTGTTCCAGAGAGACCAGTGACTTACATGGTATCTGAAACTCCCATGATGTCAGCTGAACCAACTGTATTAACATCAGAACCTTCAGTTACATCTGAGACAGCAGAAACTTTTGATTCCATGAAAGCTTCAGGACATGTTGCCTCAGAGGTATCTCAGTCCCTCCTGGAGTCAGCTGCGACTAATCCAGAGCCATCACAGAGCGCTCTAGAGCTGCCAGCCATGGCTGTCTCAGAGCTACCAGCTGTGGCTGTCCCAGAGCCACCAACTGGGACTGTTCCAGAGCCCCCAGCTGTGACTGTCTTGGAGACCCCAGCCATGGCTATCCCGGACCCAACAGCTATGGTGGTCTCTGACTCAACAGCTGTGGCTCTTCCAGACCCACCCACAGCTGAGGCTGTCCCGGAGACTGTGGCCTTGGCTGAGTCAGAGAATGTTACCATTTCTGTGCCAGTTGTTTCTGCTCTGGAGCCTAGTGTGCCTGCCCTGGAACCAGCAGTGTCAGTCCCTCAGGCTAATGCAGTTCTTTCAGAACCACCTGTTTCAGTGCAAGAATCCACTGTGATAATTTCAGAGCCTGCCATCACTGTCTCAGAACAGACCCAAATAATACCGACTGAGATAGTTGCAGAGTCTACACCAATGATACTGGAGTCTGATGTTATAAAAGGAGTGAATTTACTATCTGGTGATCAAAATCTTACTCCAGAGATTGGCATGCAGGAGATTCCCATGCATTCAGATGAAGAGCCGCATGCTGAAGGACACCTGAAGAATGACCCTTATGAAAGTGATCATGGTACAAATATAGACCTTAACATAAATAATCACTTAGTTGCTAAAGGGATGGAACATGACACAGTGTCTGCTGCCGCCACTGGTGCTGTTGGTGAAATTGGTGAAGGGAATATTTTATCCATCGGTGAGACTAAACAATGCACAGTATTGGATACATGCTCTAGTGTTAGCGAAGTTGATGGAGGAACTCTATCTTCTGCTGGTCCCTTTGCTCTTGAACCTGATGCAGTGGGAACCAGTAAGGGTATTGAGTTTGCTACAGCATCTGCTCTCACTTCAGTTAGTAAATATGATGTTGAAGTATCTTTAATCACTCAAGATACTGAACACGACATGATAATTTCCACTAGTCCCAGTGGTGGTAGTGAAGCTGACATAGAGGGACCTTTGCCTGCTAAAGACATTCATCTCGATTTACCGTCTAATAACTTTATTAGTAAGGATGCAGAAGGACCATTACCTATAAAAGAGTGTGACCAGACATTAGCAGTTGCTCTCAGCCCTAAAGAAAGTAGTGGGGAAGATAAAGAAGTACCTCTCCCTACTAAAGAGATACTCTCTGATTCAGGATTTTCTGCCAATATTGATGATATTAATGAAGCAGATTTAGTGAGACCATTACTTCCTAAGGACATGGAACGTCTTACAAGCCTTAGAGCTGGTATTGAAGGACCTTTACTTGCAAGTGAGGTTGAACGTGACAAATCTGCTGCCAGTCCAGTCGTAATCAGTATACCAGAAAGAGCTTCAGAGTCCTCTTCAGAGGAAAAAGATGATTATGAGATTTTTGTAAAAGTTAAGGACACACatgagaaaagtaagaaaaacaagAACCGGGACAaaggtgagaaagaaaagaagagagactcCTCATTAAGATCTCGAAGTAAGCGTTCCAAGTCTTCTGAACATAAATCACGCAAGCGTACCAGTGAATCTCGTTCTAGGGCAAGGAAGAGATCATCGAAATCTAAGTCTCATCGCTCTCAGACACGTTCAAGGTCACGTTCAAGACgcaggaggaggagcagcaggTCAAGGTCAAAGTCCAGAGGAAGGCGATCTGTATCAAAAGAGAAGCGTAAAAGATCTCCAAAGCACAGGTCTAAGtctagggaaagaaaaagaaagagatcaagTTCCAGGGATAACCGGAAAACAGTTAGAGCTCGAAGTCGCACCCCAAGTCGTCGGAGTCGGAGTCACACTCCTAGTCGGCGAAGAAGATCTAGATCTGTGGGGAGGAGGAGCTTTAGTATTTCCCCAAGCCGCCGCAGCCGCACCCCAAGCCGCCGCAGCCGCACCCCAAGCCGCCGCAGCCGCACCCCAAGCCGCCGCAGTCGCACCCCAAGCCGCCGCAGCCGCACCCCTAGCCGCCGCAGCCGCACCCCAAGCCGCCGGAGAAGATCAAGGTCTGTGGTAAGGAGACGAAGCTTTAGTATCTCACCAGTAAGATTAAGGAGATCACGAACACCTTTGAGAAGAAGGTTTAGCAGATCTCCCATTCGTCGTAAACGATCCAGGTCTTCTGAGAGAGGCAGATCACCTAAACGTCTGACGGATTTga ACAAGGCTCAATTACTTGAAATAGCCAAAGCTAATGCAGCTGCCATGTGTGCTAAGGCTGGTGTTCCTTTACCGCCAAACCTAAAGCCTGCACCTCCACCTACAATAGAAGAGAAAGTTGCTAAAAAGTCAGGAGGAGCTACCATAGAAGAACTAACTGAG aaatgcaaacaGATCGCACAGAGTAAAGAAGATGATGATGTAATAGTGAATAAGCCTCATGTTtcagatgaagaggaagaagaacctCCTTTTTATCATCATCCCTTTAAACTCAGTGAACCCAAACCCATTTTTTTCAATCTGAAT ATTGCTGCAGCAAAACCAACTCCACCAAAAAGCCAGGTAACATTAACAAAAGAGTTTCCTGTGTCATCTGGATCTCAACATCGAAAAAAAGAAGCGGATAGTGTTTATGGAGAGTGGGTTCCTGTAGAAAAAAATGGTGAAGAGAACAAAGATGATGATAATGTTTTCAGCAGCAATTTGCCCTCTGAG GGCCGGGTTAAACGGCAGGGCCGGGTTAGACGACAGATGAAACAACCCGCAGCTTCTCATTTGACAGTAACTCGATGCAGTTCACTTTGTGGAACCAAGCCACAAAGTGAAAAGCATCGAATTGCAGAGAACAGTGTTATCACATCCCTACCCAACATTGGGCCCTCCTTGCACTTATGGGAAGGTAGCCCAAGGTACAACTATTTAGCTTCCCGTTTTGCTTCGAGGCTCTATAGCTCTAGATTTTGGTGGTAG